In the Bacteroidota bacterium genome, GGTAGTTTTGTAACACTTACAGCCAATAATGCGGCAGGGGTAAGTCGACAATGGTTGTTTAACGGCAATGACATCCCTAATGAAACCGCAATAAGCTATCAAGCAAGCAATACCGGAAATTATCAAGTGCGTGTAACAAATTTAAATGGGTGCGATTCAATTAGTAATGTGATTGCTGTAATTGTTTATCCTTATCCAAGTGCAAGCATTTCGTATACTGGAATTCCTTATACTTGTGGGGGGAACGTGCTTCAATTACACGTCAATACCGGAAATGGATACAGTTATCAATGGCGATTAGATGGGATTGCTATTTCGAATGCAACCTATTCTTTGTATACAGTTGTTTTGCCAGATAGTGCACTTCACTATTCCGTAACGGTTACCAATGCCGGGATTTGTGCTGTAACAAGTCCTGAAACAATTATTAATCCAATTCCCAGCCCTATTGATATGTGCATTGTTTCAGTTGATAGCTTATCAAAATACAATGTAATTACATGGGAAAAAAGTCCAAGTAATTTAATAGATAGTTTCAGAATTTACAGAGAATATTCTACCAATTTGTATGCCTATGTTGCCTCAGTGGGTTACCCTGAGTTAAGTCAATATATTGATACCAACTTAGCAAACTCTAATCCAAATCAAAATTCAGAACGTTATAAAATTTCTGTTCTTGATATTTGCGGAAACGAAAGTGCAAAAAGTTCCTATCACCATACAATACTCCTGCAGGATCAACAAAATGGAAATTTTGATTGGAACAAATATGAAATTGAAAATCAATTTACACCGGTTACCAATTATTTCCTATACCGAGATACCGGCTCGACCGGTAATTGGGGATTACCAATTGCAAACACTACCGGAAATGTAACCCAAATTTCGATTCCTGACTATGCGCAATATCCGAATGCAAGTTATAAAGTGGAAACAAATTATGGGTTTAATTGCGTTCCATCTCAACGCACTTCAACGGGTATTAATAACACTCGAAGCAATATTAAAAACCGAATTGCAATCGGAATACATGAACCTAGTGTGAATCAACAAATAATTTTAATGCCTAACCCAGCTAGAGGTGAAGTAATACTAAAATGTGAAAGAAGCATAGTTGAACTTACCGTTTACGATTGTTTAGGAAAATTGGCATTAAAACCCAGCTCCGATGTATTAAAAAATACATCCATACATTTAAATATTAGCTCGCTTGCACCAGGAGTTTATACCCTATTATGCAAGGGAAAAGATTTTACATTCAGAAAAAAATTAGTTGTTGAATAATTAATTAAGCTACTATTTAGGCAATACCATCAGTAAAAATTAAATCCACTAAACGCAAACCAATGAAGAAACTCTCGAATTTTTTAGTACTGTTTGTTGGCTTTTCAATATCGGCTGCCGCACAAGACATACAATGGGCAAAAAATTATGGCAATACCGGATATGGCTATGATGTTGCTGTGGATGATAATGGAAATTCCTACATGGTGGGTTCATTTGATGGTGCAAGCATAACCTTTGGAGGTACCACCTTAACCAATGCGAATGCAGGTTATGGAGATATTTATGTGGTGAAAGTGAATACAAGTGGCACAGTTGTATGGGCAAAGAGGGCAGGGCAAACCGGATCTGATTACGCTTATGGGGTTGCGGTGGATAAGTCGGGCAATGTGTATGTGGCCGGCTCCTACTACAACAACGCAATTACTTTTGGCGCAACTACTTTAAGTAATTCAGGAGCAGCCGATGCTTTTGTGGTGAAATATAATTCATCCGGAACGGTGGTTTGGGCAAAAAAAGCGGGAGGAGCTTACAGTGAAACAGCTTCGAGTGTTGCTGTGGATACTTCAGGAAATGTATTGGTAACAGGTTATTTTGAGAGTTCATCCATTAATATCGGAAGTTATGCGCTTACTAATTCTTACCTTGGATCACCTGAAGTTTTTGTAGCGAAGTATAATTCTGCGGGTACCGCTCAATGGGCCTTTGCGTCCTTAGGTGCTGATTTTGACTTTGGTGAGGATATATCCACCGATGCAGCAGGCAATTGCTTTGTAGTTGGAACCTTTGGAAGTAATTCCCTTTCGATGGGAGGGAATACAATTTACAATGCATCCACAATTGGCACAGAAGATATTTTTGTTATGAAAGTTAGCAGCACAGGTGTTGTGACATGGCTTAACTCATTTGGCGGACCAGCTTACGAAGGAGGAGCAAAAATAACTTCAGATAATACAGGAAATGTTTTTATCAGTGGTAATTTTGGTGGTCCCACCATTAACCTTAGCACAACTTCATTGGCAAATTATAATGCCGGAACCAATGATATTTTTGTTGCAAAACTTAATACCTCGGGAGTTGTACAATGGGCGAAGCAAATTGGTAGTTTGAGTTACGAATATTTTGCCTCGCTTGATGTTGATAGGTTTGGGAATGTTTTTGTAGGCGGATTTTTTAGAGGCCCCGAGTTATATATCGGTAACGATACTTTATACCATAGTGTTGGCGGATTATATTCCGACATTTTTATAACCAAATTGAATACTACCGGCAACCCAGTTTGGGCCTATGCAAGTGGTGGAACCAATGATGACCAATGCACAGGAGTAGGAGTGGATTATCTTGGAAATTGCTATATCCAAGGTTATTTTAGCTCCAGCAGTGTGACTTTAGGCGCTTTTACCTTAAACAGTATTGGCAATAGTGCAAATCCCTATTTATCAAAAATATGCAGCCCCACCAGTAAGAGCCTCACTCAAACAGCTTGTGCGAGTTACACTTTAAATGGCACAACTTATACGA is a window encoding:
- a CDS encoding SBBP repeat-containing protein encodes the protein MKKLSNFLVLFVGFSISAAAQDIQWAKNYGNTGYGYDVAVDDNGNSYMVGSFDGASITFGGTTLTNANAGYGDIYVVKVNTSGTVVWAKRAGQTGSDYAYGVAVDKSGNVYVAGSYYNNAITFGATTLSNSGAADAFVVKYNSSGTVVWAKKAGGAYSETASSVAVDTSGNVLVTGYFESSSINIGSYALTNSYLGSPEVFVAKYNSAGTAQWAFASLGADFDFGEDISTDAAGNCFVVGTFGSNSLSMGGNTIYNASTIGTEDIFVMKVSSTGVVTWLNSFGGPAYEGGAKITSDNTGNVFISGNFGGPTINLSTTSLANYNAGTNDIFVAKLNTSGVVQWAKQIGSLSYEYFASLDVDRFGNVFVGGFFRGPELYIGNDTLYHSVGGLYSDIFITKLNTTGNPVWAYASGGTNDDQCTGVGVDYLGNCYIQGYFSSSSVTLGAFTLNSIGNSANPYLSKICSPTSKSLTQTACASYTLNGTTYTNSGVYTQTLTNQAGCDSVITLNLTINPSPTVSNTGTTIVCSGTPINIPLTASVASTFTWIAANNANTTGESLTLQTTSSIQNTIVCTNSNPHNVNYTITPTSITGSCPGTPKVYTVTVNPLPLVSFSGLTDSVCLNSSIQTLIGSPAGELSAEAELAAQLTIRQLQVPVRIH